TTGCCCTCTTTTAGCGCGACAGCAAGTTCATGAAACTGTAGTAGGTCAAAACGTTCGAGATTTTGTTTCTTTGGCAAATATCCAAGTAGCATCTTTACCGGCACTAAGTAGATCAGTATGAGACGCTTGTTGCGTGGGAAATTGCGTGGTGTGTTGCGCAGGGCGAATGAAAGAAATTCATCGGCACTCTTGTAGTCCGAGTCGAACATAGCTTTGCGACCTACAAAATATTTGTACGTAATCTGCTCGGGTAATGGGAAGGAGTCTTTAAAGTTGCTGCTATCAATGGCGCGTATCAATGGTTTACATAAATGCAATTTGTTGATGCGGAAATACACCTTGAATAGCTGATTAACTAGGTTGAGCATGCCAAGGCGTTTGGTGTCGTCGTCAGAAGATCTGCAGAAGCAAAAGCATATGTCacaatttactttaaatttatataaattatatatacctATTATCTGCGGCGCAAACACGGAAACAGCTCATTAGGCAGTCGGCAGCCTTTTCAAGTATTTCACCTGGCTTACTGCTACTGCCAAGATCTTCGCATTTCTGCGCTAATATACGCAAATCCAAGCAGGTCGTGTACATAATGGGCAGGCACCAATTTTCCTCTTTCAACTGTTGTAACATTTTAACAACAGATTGTATGCATTGTGACTGCTGACGATAT
The DNA window shown above is from Bactrocera tryoni isolate S06 chromosome 4, CSIRO_BtryS06_freeze2, whole genome shotgun sequence and carries:
- the LOC120774789 gene encoding PCI domain-containing protein 2 homolog gives rise to the protein MFGTLQNYLSGIQRAWSAADGDSLASFISLKDKHIMNRNLYVENPENTVERMLDPPIDEIVCAHLKVLYYLGMESRDFMQAYRQQSQCIQSVVKMLQQLKEENWCLPIMYTTCLDLRILAQKCEDLGSSSKPGEILEKAADCLMSCFRVCAADNRSSDDDTKRLGMLNLVNQLFKVYFRINKLHLCKPLIRAIDSSNFKDSFPLPEQITYKYFVGRKAMFDSDYKSADEFLSFALRNTPRNFPRNKRLILIYLVPVKMLLGYLPKKQNLERFDLLQFHELAVALKEGNVRKFDEVIQRHEIFFIKCGIYLLVEKLKFIVYRNLFKRVYIIKQTHQLDLRAFQAALQFVGETDMSIDETHCIVANLIFEGKIKGYISYSHNKLVVSKQNPFPPLNTVS